CGGTGGACGCCGCGGGGCAACTCGCCGACCCGCTCCCCGACGACCTCGCAGAGCCGGTCTTCCTCTCGCCCGACGAGGGCGCGCTGGACATCGCCGCGACGGTCCGGGAGACCTACGGCGCGGGCGAGACCGACTACTTCGAGAAAGTGCGCCACTCCGGGAGCGAGGTCGAATTGACCCCGAGCGACACCGACGTGTCGGGCCGGGACGTGGTCGTGACCGACGACATCATCGCCACCGGATCAACGATGTCCGGTGCGGTCGAAATCCTGAACAAGAAAGGCGCTTCGCGGGTGTTCGTCACCTGCGTCCACCCGATGCTGGCCGCCGACGCGTACACGAAGCTCTCGAAGGCGGGCGTCGAAGCGATTTACGGGACGGATACCATCGAGCGGCCGGTGAGCGAGGTTTCGGTGGCGTCCGCGATTGTGGAAGAACTGTAACCGTTTCGAAAAGGATATTCTCCTCGTAGCCAGTCGATTCGCATGGCCGACTTCGGCTCCCTCCTTGACGACGGACTCGCGGCGCTCGGCGTCGTGTTGGTCTCGTTTCCCGGTCTCGCGGTGTTCGACGCGCTTGACAAAGTCGGCGAGGAGTCGCTACGTACGTTCCTCGCTATCGTCGTTCTCTGTGCGCTCGTCGCCGGACCGTTCTATCGTCGGCGTGGCGGTGACATCGGCGACCTCGGGTCGTTCGTGTTCGCGCTTACGGCCGTCGAGATGTGTCTCGGCCTCGTCGTACCGGTCGCCGAATCGCTGTTGGATCTCGGGAATCCCTCACCGATCGGAAGCCCGGCCGGTATCGCGCTCGTCGGGGTCGCCTACTTGACGGCGTACTGGCTGGTCTACCGCGACGGCTACGACAGAGCGAAAGCGGCCGTGCGGCGATAGTAGGCCGCTACAGATCGGTACTGCTACGTTCTACGCCTCCGCTTCCGCCAACGCCGCCACCGCAATCATCATCGTGACGCCTTCGACTTCCCACTCCTTGCGGTGGCCGTCCTCGACGGACCCCACCTCGTCGGCGCGGACTTCCTCTTTCACGAGGTTCATGTGTTCGTCAACGAGGTCGGCCACGCGCTCGTCGGCCACGTCGAGTTCGAGGCGGATGCGCTCCTCGATGTCGAGGTCCATCTCCTTGCGCATCTCTTGGACTCGGCGGATGACCTCGCGGGCGTACCCCTCGCTCTCGATGTCCTCGGTGAGTTCGGTGTCCACGTAGACGACGCCGCGCTGGTCGTCGTCGGTGTCGTAGCCGACGCCGGTGACTCCTTCGGGCGTCTGCGTGACGAACTCGACCATCTCGTCGGTCAGGGACACGTCCTCGCCGAGGTCGTCCTCGACCGCGGTTTCGAGCGCCGAGAGGGTCGGGTCGGCCACGCGGGCGTCGTTGAGCGCCTGCATGACTCGTCCCGCGTCGTCGCCGAACTCCGGTCCGAGGAGGCTCATGTCGGCCTCGGCGCTGTAGTGGAGTTCGCCCCAGTCCTCGCCGGGCGCGACGAGTTCGATTTCGCGGGCGTTGAGTCGGTCGGCCAGCAGGTCGCGGTGGCGCTCGACGGCCTCGACCGTGCGCTCGTCGTCGGCGGTGACGACGATGCGCGTGATGGGCCAGCGAAGCTTTCGCTCGGCCTGCTGGCGGGCGTTCGACCCCGCCTCCTCGATGGCGCGCAGAAGCGTCACGTCGGTCTCCAGTTGGGCGTCCTGCCAGTATTCGTCAACCTCGGGCCAGTCGAGCATGTGGACCGTCTCGTGGCCCTCCTCGCCCGTGAGCGTGCCGTAGATGGTCTCCGTGACGAACGGCGCGTAGGGTGCCAGCAGGGCGACGACCGTGGTCAGCACCTCGTAGAACGTGGCGTAGGCCGCCAGCTTGGAGGAGCTGTCGTCTTCCTCCCACATGCGCTCGCGGACGACCTGAATGTAGAACCGCGACACGTCCTCGACCACGAAGTTCAGGAGTACGTCGAGTGCCTTGTCCTGCCGGTAGTCCTCCCAGTGGTCGGACATCTCGGCGACGACCGACTGGAGGCGTGCGAGGACCCACTCGTCAACGAGTTCGAGGTCGTCGTCCACATCGTCGAGCGTGGTCTCGTTCGGGTCGAAGTCGTCCAGTCGCATGTAGGGAAGCGGGAACCGGAAGACGTTCCAGAGGATGTTGAGGTCCCGCTGCATCTCGCTCGTCTCGTCGTACGAGAAACGCATGTCCTCGCCCTGCGGGTTCGACGAGAGCAGGAACATCCGCATCGGGTCGGTGCCGTACTCCTCAATGACCTCGTTGGGGTCCACGAGGATGCCCTTGGACTTGGACATGCCGCGGCCGTCGGGCATGTTGGCGTAGCCGTGCATCAGCACCTCGTCGTAGGGAATCTCGCCGACCGCGGCGGTCCCCATGCCGAGTTGCGACCAGAACCACCCGCGGGTCTGGTCGTGGGCCTCCATGATGAGGTCGGCGGGCCACAGTTCCTCGAACTCCTCGTCCTTCTCGGGGTAATCGAGGGTGCCCCACGAGGCGACCGAGGAGTCGAGCCACACGTCGAACACGTCGCCGACGCGGGTGTAGGTCGTGCCGTCCTCGGTGATTGTAAGGTCGTCCACGGTGCCCTTGTGGAGGTCCACGTCGTCGGGGTCGATGTCTTGGTCTACCTTCTCGGCGAGTTCTTCGCGGGTGCCGACGACGACGACGTTCTCCATGCTTCCGTCCCAATCTTCGGGAGTCCAAATCGGGATGGGGATGCCCCAGTAGCGCTGGCGGGAGACGTTCCAGTCGGGCGCGTCCTCCACGAAGTCCCGGAAGCGGTTGTCTCGCGCCCAGTCGGGGTGCCACTCGCTGTCCTCGATGTTATCGAGGAGTTGGTCTTTCACGTCGGTAATCGTGATGAACCACTGGTCGGTGACGATTTGGAGGATACCCGTGTCACAGCGCCAACAGTGGCCGTAGCTGTGCGTGGTGGTCCCCGACGAGAGCATCAGCCCCGCATCTTCGAGGTCGGCGATGATTTCGTCGTCTGCGTCCTTGACGTACTGTCCGGCGTACTTGCCCGCCGAGTCGTCGTAGACGCCGTCGCCCTCGACCGGACAGAAGATACCGAGACCGAGTTCGCGGCCGCGCTCGAAGTCCTCTTCACCGTGGCCGGGCGCGGAGTGGACCAGACCGGTGCGGTCCACTTCCACGTAGTCGGCGGTGTAGACCTGCAGGGCGTCGTCTCCTTCGGCGTGGTCGGGGACCTCCTCGTGGAGGGGATGGTCGTACTCCCATCCGACCATCTCCTCGCCCGTCACCTCGCCTTCGATTTCGTAGTCGTCGTAGCGGCCCTTCTTCAGGACCGACTCGACGCATCCGTCCGCAAGGTAGAGGACTTCCTCCGCCCCGTCCTTTTCGGCGCGCACCTGTTGGTACGTCACGTCGCCGTCCACCGCGACGAAGGTGTTTGCGGGGATGGTCCACGGCGTGGTGGTCCAGATGACGAGATAGCCCTCTCGATCGCGCAGGGGGAACTTGACGTAGATGGAGGGGTCTTCTACGTCCTCGTACTCGACCTCGTTGTTGGCGATGGCGGTCTCACAGCGCGGGCACTGAGAGATAGAACGCTGGCCCTGCTCGACGAGACCCTTCTGGTGGGCCTGCTCGAAGCCCCACCACGCCGCCTCCATGTACTCGGGGTTGACCGTCTTGTACGGGTTGTCCCAGTCCATCCAGACGCCGAAGGATTTGAAGTCCTCCTGCAGGCCGTGGAGTTGGTCCTCGGCGAACTCCTTGCACTCGTCGATGAAGTTCTCCTCGCCGAACTCCTCGATGTCCTTCTTATTCTCGAAGCCCAACTGCTCCTCGACCTTCGTCTCGATGGGCAGGCCGTGCATGTCGTAGCCCGGCCGGTCGGTCACGTCGTAGCCTTGCATCCGGAGATAGCGGATGTAGGCGTCCTTCAGGGTCTTGTTCCACGTCGTCCCCATGTGGGCCGCGCCGGAAGTGTAGGGCGGGCCGTCAACGAAAAAGAACGTCTCGGCGTCGGCGCGATGCTCCTTGGTCTTCTCGTAGGCGTCAACCTCGTCCCAGTAGTCGAACACCCGGTCTTCGACCTCGCCGGGTTCGTACTGGTCGTCTACCTCCTCGAACCTGCTCATACCTGTCCTGTGCTTCTACTGAGTTAAATCGGGTTCGGTTGTGCAGTTGGGTCTGTCTCCGGCGAGAGGCGACTCCTCGACACCGAGACGCTGGAGGACGTGGAGGACCGCGCTCGCGCACACGACGAAGAAACAGAATCCTTCGTGCGGTCGTCGTGACCGTCTCCGGACCGCTCGAAGCGGTAGAGAAGCCTCAAAATTGATACCCCGCGCCCTCGAAAGCCCAGACACCCATGAGTCAAGACGACTGCATCTTTTGCCAAATCGTCGCTGGCGACATCCCGAGTCGCAAAGTCTTCGAGGACGACACCGCGATGGCGTTCCTCGACGCGAACCCCCTCTCACCGGGTCACACGCTCGTCATCCCGAAGAACCACTACGAGACGCTCGAAGACACCCCCGAGGACGTGGCCGCCCACGTCTTCGGCGCGCTCCACCGCCTAAACACTGCGGTCGAACACGCCGTGGACGCCGACGGCACCAACGTCGCGTTCAACAACGGCGAGGCCGCCGGACAGGAGGTCCCGCACGTCCACGGCCACATCATCCCGCGGTTCGACGGCGACGGCGGCAACCCCATCCATGCCGTGGCGGGCCAGCGCCCGGACCTCACCGACGCGGAACTGGACGACATCGCCGAGGACATCCACACCCAGCGCGACTGAGCGACCCTGCCGCCGGACCGACCAAGCGTACCCTTTTATATCGAAACGAAGCAATCCCGGACTAATGACACACTCGACTGCCGCGCTCGTCGGCGCGACCGGCGGCGCTGGCACGACTCGACTCGCCGTCGAACTCGGTGCGACCCTCGCGCGCGACGGCCGCGAGGTCGCCGTCCTCGACGCCGCCTTCGCCACGGAGGGGTTGGCGCGTCACCTCTCGGGCCGCATCGACCCCGACGTGACGACCCTGCTCACCGAGGACCGACCGCTCGCCGAGGGCCTGCGCGAACATCCCGCGACCGCCGACCTCGCGGGCCGACTCGAACTCTGTCCGGCCCGCGGTCCGTTCGAGCGACTGGCCCGCGCGAAGACCGCCGACGCCGCACAGCGGTTTTCGGCGTTGCTCGCCGAAGCCGCCGAGAGGTTCGACCACGTACTCGTAGACGCGCCCCCCGTCGCCGCGAATCAGGCCGTCGCTGCGGTGACGAGCGCCGACCGCGTCACGGTCGTCGCGCCCGCGAGTGAGCGCGGCGTGGACGCGGTCCAGCGCACCCGCGGGCGAGTCGCGGACGTTGGCGCGAGCGTGGACGCCGTGGTCGCCAACCGCGCCGACCCCGAACATCCGCTCCGGAGTGCCGACGCTGCGGTGCCGGTGAGCGACGCCTCGGGCGTCGAGGGCGCGCCCGCCAGCGCGCCCGACCCGGAAGCTACTCTCGCGCCCGCGGTGGCGAACGCCGCGGAGGTCATCTTCGACGCCGAACTGGAACTGACGTTCGAGGACCCCGGACTGTTCGACTTCGAAGTCGGAGAGTTCGTTCCCGACGCGCTCTCGCAGTAGTGCCACCAATAAATTCAATTACTATAACAGAAGAATATTAGTAACAGGAGATAATACACTTCTATTGGAGGTGAAACGAATGATCCCCATTACGCTATTCGACTGCGGACGCCACAAGTGTCTCCCGAGACCGTGACTGCGAGTCGTATCGTCCACAAACCATCCCCGCCGCATTACTTCTTGCTTCCGCGAGCGCGTCCGTCACGACCGATTTAGGCTACCCTTCATAGCAAGCCTCCAACGTCGCTCATCGTCTCTGCCAGTGCCTCCCGGTTGTCCGACGTTCCGGTCGCTTCCATCGTACCCTCCACGACCCCCCGAACCCCGTCGAGCGGTTCGTGGGTCTCGACGAACGTCGCCAGCGCGAACTCCGTCTCCGACGCGCCCGCGAGTTCGCGGGCCTCGGTCCGTGAGAGGTCGGCCGCCAGCCAGTCGCGCAGAATCTCGTGGGCGCGGGGCGTCAACGGTGAGATGCCCTCGCATCCGAGAAGGTAGAGCGTCTTCGCCGCCGTAATCGGTGCAACGCCCGCCTCGTGGGCGGCGTCACCGACCGACGTGCCAGCAGTGTGAGACTCGACAATTTCGGCCGCGGAGGTCGCATCGCAGGGCAGGTCGTCGGCGAACTCGGCGAGTCGCTCCCGGAGTGAGTCTTCCGTGGCGTCCACCGACGCGACGCCGCGGTCGCGTTGCTCGGTGGTGACTTCCAGTCCGTCCGCGATGTCCGAGAGCGTCACGTCCGAGGGTTGTCTCCTCACCGACTTAAATCTCGGCGACAGGTATCGAATCTGATAACCGTGGCGGTCGAAGAGCCTACCAGTTACCGGTAGGCTCTTGCCGCTCGCGTCGGGCGTTTCCACCCACATCGACCTTCCTTTAAATAGGATTTCGGGCGAAGTTTCGACTGTGATGAGCAAAGCACACCCACCTTCCCGGACCTGTCCGGAGTGCGACGGCCGACTGACACCCGACGGCGGCGAGACTATCTGTGACGACTGCGGCCTCGTCGTCTCGGAGGACCGAATCGACCGCGGCCCGGAGTGGCGGTCGTTCGCGGACGACGACACGCAGAAAGAGCGCACCGGCGCGCCCCTCACCCGGTCGCGCCACGACCGCGGTCTGACAACCGAAATCGGCCACGACGGCGACCTGCGACTGACGGGGCGCAAGCGGCGGCGCGTCGCCCGGATGCGCAAACACCACGACAGAGCGAAAATCGGCTCGAAGACCGAGCGCAATCAGGTGTACGCCTTCACCGAGATTCGGCGACTGGTGAGTTCGCTCGACCTCTCGAAGAACGTTCGGGACCGCGCCTGCGTGCTGTTCGAGTCGGCCCAGTCCGAGGACCTGCTCCGCGGTCGGTCGCTGGAGGGGTTCACCGCCGCGGCGGTGTACGCGACCTGCCGGACGACGTCGGTCTCGCGCACGCTGGACGAGGTACTGGACGTGGCGCGAGCGACCCGGAGCGAACTCAAAACCGCTTACGACGCGATGAACACCGACCTCGGCCTGCCGACTGGTCCCATCGACCCGACGGAGTATCTGCCGCGGTTCGCCAGTAGACTCGACCTTCCCACAGAAATCGAGCGCGAGGCGGCCCAACTGGTCGAGAAGGGCCACGACGAGAATCTCGTCTCGGGGCGCAACCCCGGCGGATTCGCCGCGGCGTGCCTGTACGCCGCGGCGCGGGAAACGCGCCACCGGATGACCCAGAAGGAGGCCGCCGAAGTCGCCGACGTGACGGCAGTGACGCTCCGCTCGGCGTACAAGGACCTACAGGACTGACCCGGCGACTGTTTCTGCCAACTCCGCGAATCGCCCGGCGGGGTCGCTTCCGGGCGCGAGTTCCGCCACCGGCGACCCGTTGCGCCGCGCGCGCCCGACTCGTTCGTCGTCGGGAATCGCCACGACCGGCGCGCCGAGCGCCCGCCGGACCCGTTCGGTCGGTGGACTCTCGCCGGTCCGATTGAGTGCGACCGCGGCCAGTCCCGCGTCGAGTTCGCGGGCGAGCGCGCGAGTCCGGAGCGCGTCGGCCAGCGCGAACTCCTGCGGTACGGTGACGAGGACGACTGCGTCGGCCGCCAACAAGGGCATTCCCGCGTCGGCGGATAGCCCCGCGGGGCAATCGACGACCACCGCGCCATAGGCGTCTTCGACCGCTCGGACCGCCCCGGCGAGTCGGGTCACGTCGCCCGCGCGCGCTCCGGCGAGAGTGCGCCCGCACGGGAGCAGTCGGACCGGACCGTTCTCGCAGACTGCTTCGAGAGGGTCGGCCCGTCCGGCAAGCACGTCGTGGAGGTCCGGACCGCGCCGGGCCGCGAGGTCCGCCATGGCGAGGTCGGCGTCCACGACCACGGCGTCGAACTGCGCGCCGAGTTCGAACGCGACGGTGGACTTGCCGACGCCGCCTTTCCCGCCTGCGATGGCCAGAATCACGGCGACCTCCGTCCCCGGCGGTCGGTCCGGTCGTCGCCTCGCGGGCGCTCGCTTCGGTCGCCACTCCGAAGCGCCTCGATTCGACTCTCGACTCGTTCGAGCGCGGCACGGTCTTCGGGCGTCGGGGCGAGCGATTCGGTCCCGTCGTCGGCGCTCCGCGCTCGCTCCTCGACGGCCGAGAGCCACGATTCGACGGATTCGGGGACCGGCGCGTCGGGTTCGGGAGCGTCGTCCGGCGCGGGAACCGCGTCGGCGGGCGGCCGCGGGTCGCCGAGCGCCCGGACGACGCCCTCGGGCGTCGCCTCGTCGGCGAACGCGTCGGGGTGGGTCTCGGACGCTGACGCCCCGGCGCGCTCGCTCCAGACGAGTG
This genomic stretch from Halorussus pelagicus harbors:
- a CDS encoding HIT family protein, giving the protein MSQDDCIFCQIVAGDIPSRKVFEDDTAMAFLDANPLSPGHTLVIPKNHYETLEDTPEDVAAHVFGALHRLNTAVEHAVDADGTNVAFNNGEAAGQEVPHVHGHIIPRFDGDGGNPIHAVAGQRPDLTDAELDDIAEDIHTQRD
- a CDS encoding AAA family ATPase, which translates into the protein MTHSTAALVGATGGAGTTRLAVELGATLARDGREVAVLDAAFATEGLARHLSGRIDPDVTTLLTEDRPLAEGLREHPATADLAGRLELCPARGPFERLARAKTADAAQRFSALLAEAAERFDHVLVDAPPVAANQAVAAVTSADRVTVVAPASERGVDAVQRTRGRVADVGASVDAVVANRADPEHPLRSADAAVPVSDASGVEGAPASAPDPEATLAPAVANAAEVIFDAELELTFEDPGLFDFEVGEFVPDALSQ
- a CDS encoding DUF7857 domain-containing protein, with product MLELDWQVERQAGVALVELVVRNPTDAARRVRVGNRLSGPVRPPRREGVPAAGWDDGGFEGVVPPRECRALGYASPVADGDSTTEPPATLVWSERAGASASETHPDAFADEATPEGVVRALGDPRPPADAVPAPDDAPEPDAPVPESVESWLSAVEERARSADDGTESLAPTPEDRAALERVESRIEALRSGDRSERPRGDDRTDRRGRRSP
- a CDS encoding ribose-phosphate diphosphokinase, producing MIISGSASQALAAELAAALDEPLASVEYERFPDGELLAGAPGFAESDDDRAVVVASTVSSDAHVELLQLQDAAREWGAREVVTVLPYMGYARQDAAFEAGHPVSARAVARAISSGTDRVLTVNPHEEAVCDFFDVPAEPVDAAGQLADPLPDDLAEPVFLSPDEGALDIAATVRETYGAGETDYFEKVRHSGSEVELTPSDTDVSGRDVVVTDDIIATGSTMSGAVEILNKKGASRVFVTCVHPMLAADAYTKLSKAGVEAIYGTDTIERPVSEVSVASAIVEEL
- a CDS encoding transcription initiation factor IIB — its product is MSKAHPPSRTCPECDGRLTPDGGETICDDCGLVVSEDRIDRGPEWRSFADDDTQKERTGAPLTRSRHDRGLTTEIGHDGDLRLTGRKRRRVARMRKHHDRAKIGSKTERNQVYAFTEIRRLVSSLDLSKNVRDRACVLFESAQSEDLLRGRSLEGFTAAAVYATCRTTSVSRTLDEVLDVARATRSELKTAYDAMNTDLGLPTGPIDPTEYLPRFASRLDLPTEIEREAAQLVEKGHDENLVSGRNPGGFAAACLYAAARETRHRMTQKEAAEVADVTAVTLRSAYKDLQD
- the ileS gene encoding isoleucine--tRNA ligase, translated to MSRFEEVDDQYEPGEVEDRVFDYWDEVDAYEKTKEHRADAETFFFVDGPPYTSGAAHMGTTWNKTLKDAYIRYLRMQGYDVTDRPGYDMHGLPIETKVEEQLGFENKKDIEEFGEENFIDECKEFAEDQLHGLQEDFKSFGVWMDWDNPYKTVNPEYMEAAWWGFEQAHQKGLVEQGQRSISQCPRCETAIANNEVEYEDVEDPSIYVKFPLRDREGYLVIWTTTPWTIPANTFVAVDGDVTYQQVRAEKDGAEEVLYLADGCVESVLKKGRYDDYEIEGEVTGEEMVGWEYDHPLHEEVPDHAEGDDALQVYTADYVEVDRTGLVHSAPGHGEEDFERGRELGLGIFCPVEGDGVYDDSAGKYAGQYVKDADDEIIADLEDAGLMLSSGTTTHSYGHCWRCDTGILQIVTDQWFITITDVKDQLLDNIEDSEWHPDWARDNRFRDFVEDAPDWNVSRQRYWGIPIPIWTPEDWDGSMENVVVVGTREELAEKVDQDIDPDDVDLHKGTVDDLTITEDGTTYTRVGDVFDVWLDSSVASWGTLDYPEKDEEFEELWPADLIMEAHDQTRGWFWSQLGMGTAAVGEIPYDEVLMHGYANMPDGRGMSKSKGILVDPNEVIEEYGTDPMRMFLLSSNPQGEDMRFSYDETSEMQRDLNILWNVFRFPLPYMRLDDFDPNETTLDDVDDDLELVDEWVLARLQSVVAEMSDHWEDYRQDKALDVLLNFVVEDVSRFYIQVVRERMWEEDDSSSKLAAYATFYEVLTTVVALLAPYAPFVTETIYGTLTGEEGHETVHMLDWPEVDEYWQDAQLETDVTLLRAIEEAGSNARQQAERKLRWPITRIVVTADDERTVEAVERHRDLLADRLNAREIELVAPGEDWGELHYSAEADMSLLGPEFGDDAGRVMQALNDARVADPTLSALETAVEDDLGEDVSLTDEMVEFVTQTPEGVTGVGYDTDDDQRGVVYVDTELTEDIESEGYAREVIRRVQEMRKEMDLDIEERIRLELDVADERVADLVDEHMNLVKEEVRADEVGSVEDGHRKEWEVEGVTMMIAVAALAEAEA
- a CDS encoding DUF7858 family protein; translated protein: MTLSDIADGLEVTTEQRDRGVASVDATEDSLRERLAEFADDLPCDATSAAEIVESHTAGTSVGDAAHEAGVAPITAAKTLYLLGCEGISPLTPRAHEILRDWLAADLSRTEARELAGASETEFALATFVETHEPLDGVRGVVEGTMEATGTSDNREALAETMSDVGGLL
- a CDS encoding AAA family ATPase codes for the protein MILAIAGGKGGVGKSTVAFELGAQFDAVVVDADLAMADLAARRGPDLHDVLAGRADPLEAVCENGPVRLLPCGRTLAGARAGDVTRLAGAVRAVEDAYGAVVVDCPAGLSADAGMPLLAADAVVLVTVPQEFALADALRTRALARELDAGLAAVALNRTGESPPTERVRRALGAPVVAIPDDERVGRARRNGSPVAELAPGSDPAGRFAELAETVAGSVL